The genomic interval ACGAGTACGTTCACCCACTCCGCCAAATACGGATACGCCTCCATGGGCTTTGGCAATATTGTTAATCAATTCCATAATGAGTACTGTTTTACCTACTCCAGCTCCCCCGAAGAGTCCTATTTTTCCTCCACGGCGATAAGGGGCTAAAAGATCTACTACTTTAATTCCCGTTTCAAAAATAGATAATTTTGTATCTAACTGTATAAAGGCGGGCGCAGATCTATGAATAGGAGATGTTGTACGAGTATCTACAGCACCTAAATTATCAACGGGTTCTCCAAGCACGTTGAAAATTCGTCCCAGAGTTGCTCCTCCTACCGGAACACTTAGAGGAGCTCCCGTGTCAATCACTTCCATTCCTCTCGTTAGACCATCTGTAGAACTCATAGCTACAGCTCTAACGCGATTATTTCCTAATAATTGCTGTACCTCACAAGTTACATTAATTGGTTGACCAACAGTATCTCGACCTTTAACTACTAGGGCGTTATAAATATTCGGCATCTTGCCCGCCGGAAAGGCTACATCTAGTACCGGGCCGATGATTTGGACAATACGCCCCATGTTTTTTTTTTCAAGCGTGGAAACCCCAGAACCAGAAGTAGTAGGATTTATTTTCATAATAATTAATAAAGAAAATATGTCAAATTTTTTGCGAAAATTAAATTATCGAATTCAAAACAAATATCCAATAGCGCGTCGATCAGTTAATTCAATTTATTCAATAAGAATTGGGAATAAGCTCTCCATTTGGTTGGTACCATTCAATCGAATCCAACTCAATTGTTTCTTTATTCAAACAATGAATTTTCAAATTCAATCAATCTATTTTATTTTTAGAATTTCAAGTGGATGAAATAGGAATGTTGAGAAAGGTCTTTCATTTATCTATCATTATAGATAATCCCATCTCTATTATCCATTCTATGGAATTCGAACCTGAACTCTATTTACATTACGATTCATTATTTCTATCCCATTGGATTTCTTTTTTATTTCAGCATATCGATTTACGCCGAGCCTTTTTTTCATTTTTTCTTTTTTTATACCTATATCACGAATTCTGTACATTTTCACATCTAGGATTTACATATACAACATATAGCGCTGTCAAGGGGAATTTCTTATTAGTTAGTTATTTTGATTCCAAAGGGGTAAAAAAGAAAATTTGGGTTGCGCTATATATATGAAAGAGTATACAATAATGATGTATTTGGCAAATCGCATGATCTGGTCTAATAATAATAATCAAACATTCTGATTAGTTGATAATATTAGTATTAGTTGGGAATTTTGTGAAAGATTCTTGTGAAAAGTTTAATTAACAGCTAATTCGTGTCGAGTAGACCTTGTTGTTGTGAGAATTCTTAATTCATGAGTTGTAGGGAGGGATTTATGTCACCACAAACAGAGACTAAAGCAAGTGTTGGATTCAAAGCTGGTGTTAAAGAGTACAAATTGACTTATTATACTCCTGAATACGAAACCAAAGATACTGATATCTTGGCAGCATTCCGAGTAACTCCTCAACCGGGAGTTCCACCTGAAGAAGCGGGGGCCGCGGTAGCTGCCGAATCTTCTACTGGTACATGGACAGCTGTGTGGACCGATGGGCTTACCAGCCTTGATCGTTACAAAGGGCGATGCTATCACATCGAGCCAGTTCCTGGGGAAGAAAATCAATATATTGCTTATGTAGCTTACCCCTTAGACCTTTTTGAAGAAGGTTCTGTTACTAACATGTTTACTTCCATTGTAGGTAATGTATTTGGGTTCAAAGCCCTGCGCGCTCTACGTCTGGAAGATTTGCGAGTCCCACCTGCTTATATTAAAACCTTCCAAGGGCCGCCTCATGGCATCCAAGTTGAGAGAGATAAATTGAACAAGTATGGTCGTCCCCTGTTGGGATGTACTATTAAACCTAAATTAGGTTTATCTGCTAAAAACTATGGTAGAGCTGTTTATGAATGTCTTCGCGGGGGACTTGATTTTACCAAAGACGATGAAAACGTGAACTCCCAACCATTTATGCGTTGGAGAGATCGTTTCTGCTTTTGTGCTGAAGCGCTTTTTAAAGCACAGGCTGAAACAGGTGAAATCAAAGGGCATTACTTGAATGCTACTGCAGGTACATGCGAAGAAATGATCAAAAGAGCTGTATTTGCTAGAGAATTAGGAGTTCCTATCGTAATGCATGATTACTTAACAGGGGGATTCACTGCAAATACTAGCTTGGCCCATTATTGCCGAGATAATGGCCTACTTCTTCACATCCACCGCGCAATGCATGCGGTTATTGATAGACAGAAGAATCATGGTATGCACTTCCGCGTACTAGCTAAAGGGTTACGTATGTCTGGTGGAGATCATATTCACGCCGGTACCGTAGTAGGTAAACTTGAAGGGGAAAGAGATATCACTTTGGGCTTTGTTGATTTACTGCGTGATGATTTTATTGAAAAAGACCGAAGCCGCGGTATTTATTTCACTCAAGATTGGGTCTCTCTACCAGGTGTTATACCCGTGGCTTCAGGAGGTATTCACGTTTGGCATATGCCTGCTCTGACCGAGATTTTTGGGGATGATTCTGTACTACAGTTCGGTGGAGGAACTTTAGGACACCCTTGGGGTAATGCGCCAGGTGCTGTAGCGAATCGAGTAGCTCTAGAAGCATGTGTAAAAGCTCGTAATGAAGGGCGTGATCTTGCTGCTGAGGGTAATGAAATTATCCGCGAGGCTAGTAAATGGAGTCCTGAACTAGCTGCTGCTTGTGAGGTATGGAAGGAAATCCGATTTAATTTTGAAGCGATGGATAAATTGGATAAAGAGAAAGATTTGTAATTACCTTTTTTCTCTTAGTTAAATTTCAATTAAACTCGGCCCAATCTTTTTATTAAAAGATTGAGCCGAATACAAAGATTCTATTGCATCTATTTTAGATAAATACATACTTATCTAGATAAAGAATATTTTAAATTAAATAAAAAATCTAAGAATAAAATCTTTCTATTACTGTCTTGGATCCACAATTAATCCTCTGGATCCTTAGGGTTGGCATATTCTTTTATATTCTGCAGTTTCCCCCAAGCAAGCCGTTTTATACCTATCCCGTATATTGTCCTTTTCGTTCCCTATTGATGGAATAAAACCTTAAGTTATTACTTATTATTAGTTAGTTATTAGACGAGATTTTACGAAAAAAGATTTATAGAATAAAACAAATATTTCTTTTTTTTTTTCGATGCGAATTTGACACGACATAGGAGAAAGTACTCTTTATCATGATATTTATAATGAAGAGGGGTTCCATCATATTATATTCATGTATAGTGACATATTACCCCCGAATTTCCACAAAACAAAAAAGAATTTTTTTCAATACTCAAACTCCCTATTTTATTAGTTACTAAAAAAATTCTAGTGATTGGATTTCTATGTTTATTTTATATAGGAAATAAAATATTCAAATTCAAATAAATAAATTTTGGATCGAATGACTATTCATCTATTGTATTTTCATGCAAATAGGAGGCAAGAAAAGTCTATGGAAAGATGGTGGTTTAATTCGATGTTGTTTAAGAAGGAGTTCGAATGCCGGTGTGGGCTAAATAAATCAACGGAAAGTCTTGGTTCTATTGAAAATGCCAGTGAAGGTGATGAGCCGGATATAAAAGATAGGACTAAAAACATTCAGAGTTGGGGGGGTCGTGACGATTCTAGTTACAGTAAGGTTGATCATTTATTCGTCGTTAAAGACATTCGGAATTTCATCTCCGATGACACTTTTTTAGTTAAGGATAGTAATGGAGACAATTTTTCCATATATTTTGATATTGAAAATCAAATTTTTGAGATTGACAACAATCATTCGTTTCGGAGTGAACTAAAAAATACTTATTGGAATTCTAGTTATCTGAATAATGGATCTACGAGCGAAGATACCTACTATAATCATTACATGTATGATACTCAATATAGTTGGAATAATCATATTAATAGTTGCATTGACAGTTATCTTCAGTCTCAAATTTGGATTGAGACTTCCATTGTAAGTGGAGGGGATAATTACAGCGATAGTTACATCTATAGTTCCATTTGTGGTGAAAGTAGAAATAATAGTGAAGGAGAGGTTTCGGATATACAAACCCACGTGAAGGGGAGCGATTTTACTATAATAGAAAGTTCTAATGATCTCGATGTAACTCAAAAATATAGGCATTTGTGGGTTCAATGTGAAAATTGTTATGGATTAAATTATAAGAAATTTTTGAAATCAAAAATGAATATTTGTGAACAATGTGGATATCATTTGAAAATGAATAGTTCAGAAAGAATCGAACTTTCGATCGATCCTGGTACTTGGGATCCTATGGATGAAGACATGGCCTCTCTGGATCCCATTGAATTTCATTCGGAGGAGGAAC from Coffea arabica chloroplast, complete genome carries:
- the rbcL gene encoding ribulose-1,5-bisphosphate carboxylase/oxygenase large subunit, which gives rise to MSPQTETKASVGFKAGVKEYKLTYYTPEYETKDTDILAAFRVTPQPGVPPEEAGAAVAAESSTGTWTAVWTDGLTSLDRYKGRCYHIEPVPGEENQYIAYVAYPLDLFEEGSVTNMFTSIVGNVFGFKALRALRLEDLRVPPAYIKTFQGPPHGIQVERDKLNKYGRPLLGCTIKPKLGLSAKNYGRAVYECLRGGLDFTKDDENVNSQPFMRWRDRFCFCAEALFKAQAETGEIKGHYLNATAGTCEEMIKRAVFARELGVPIVMHDYLTGGFTANTSLAHYCRDNGLLLHIHRAMHAVIDRQKNHGMHFRVLAKGLRMSGGDHIHAGTVVGKLEGERDITLGFVDLLRDDFIEKDRSRGIYFTQDWVSLPGVIPVASGGIHVWHMPALTEIFGDDSVLQFGGGTLGHPWGNAPGAVANRVALEACVKARNEGRDLAAEGNEIIREASKWSPELAAACEVWKEIRFNFEAMDKLDKEKDL
- the accD gene encoding acetyl-CoA carboxylase beta subunit → MTIHLLYFHANRRQEKSMERWWFNSMLFKKEFECRCGLNKSTESLGSIENASEGDEPDIKDRTKNIQSWGGRDDSSYSKVDHLFVVKDIRNFISDDTFLVKDSNGDNFSIYFDIENQIFEIDNNHSFRSELKNTYWNSSYLNNGSTSEDTYYNHYMYDTQYSWNNHINSCIDSYLQSQIWIETSIVSGGDNYSDSYIYSSICGESRNNSEGEVSDIQTHVKGSDFTIIESSNDLDVTQKYRHLWVQCENCYGLNYKKFLKSKMNICEQCGYHLKMNSSERIELSIDPGTWDPMDEDMASLDPIEFHSEEEPYKDRIDSYQKKTGLTEAVQTGIGQLNGIPVAVGVMDFQFMGGSMGSVVGEKITRLIEYATKELLPLIIVCASGGARMQEGSLSLMQMAKISSALYDYQSNKKLFYVSILTSPTTGGVTASFGMLGDIIIAEPNAYIAFAGKRVIEQTLNTTVPEGSQAAEYLFQKGLFDLIVPRNLLKSVLSELFKFHAFVPLNQNETEH